The DNA sequence ACAAATACCAATAAAGTACATCTTACTTTGAGTCCGGGTGCTTCCTACGAATTCAGTAAAAACATCAATGGCGGTTTAACAAGTAGTTATGACCGTACAAACGATAAAAAAGCAGATTCTACCATATCGATCTTCAGTTTAAGCCTCTGGGTAGAGATAACTTTTTAATTTTACTTTTTTAAAACTTACCAAATCTTTAAGATTTGGCAAATTTTCTATTCTTATCACAGAAATTCATCTTTTTCTTGACACTAAAAAAAACAAATTTTTTTTCCCTAAAAGAATAGGAGAAGTCAATGGTAAGTAAAACTCAGAAGTTCAGGTTAGGCATATTTATTATCTTTATTTCTGCTTTAATGATCATCTTTTTTGTCATGGTCGCTGGAAACAAGTTAATGGAGAAAAGGGACAGTTACCACATCGTTTACAAGGAAATATCAATCAGCGGATTACAGATCGGTGGAGCAGTGAAATATCATGGAATCAGTATTGGTCGCGTTGATGATATCCTGATCGACAAGGAAGACATTCGCAATGTAATCGTGAAAGTAAGTGTTAAAGCGGGAACACCTATCAAGGAAGATGTCAAAGCATCATTGATCCCGGTTGGAATTACGGGTCTTCTCCAGGTAGAATTAAGCGGAGGATCGAACGAAGCGAAACTTCTGAAACCGGGAAGTGAAATATTAGCAGGAACTTCTACCTTTGAAAGCATTTCCGGGAAAGCAGAAATTATAACGGAAAAACTCGAGAATGTCTTACATAATTTAGCAGAATTAACAAACCAGAATAATCGTCATAAACTAGAAAATATTTTAGCAAATATCGACAGTATGGTCACGGAAAATCGAGAACCGGCAGCCAGTATTTTAACCAATATCGATTCCACAACTTTTTATCTGGTACATCTGACAGAACAAACAAAAAAAACAGCTGAAAAATTAAATGAAATATTATATTCTGAAAGATTTAACAATATCCTAAATAACACCGAGAAATTTTCCAGCCAAATCGCGGAAGCAGATATTCAGCAGTTGATCGTTAATCTTAATAAAGCTGTCAATCAGGCAAATGATACCCTTCTCCATTTTGATCTAACCCTACTGAAAAGTCGTCAGGATTTCCTGCAGTCTTTGGAAACGCTGAAAGAAACTATGGATTACCTGAACGAATTTTCCAGACAGATCAGCGAAAATCCTTCGATCTTATTACGACCCCAGAAAAAATAAAGGAACTTATCATGAAAAAACTTTTTTTCCCAATAATTTTTATTGTCTTGTTCATACTTGTTTTAAGCAGTTGTTCGGCAGGAAAATATATTCCGGTCAATTATTATATTTTGGAATATTATCCCCACCTGGAAAAAGAGGAGCTGAGGCAAGACGAACCTTTTGATCTGTCGGTTCTGGTTCTTGATACAAAAATTCCTAAAACTTATAGTCGCAGCCAGATCGTGATCAGGCATTTCGGACCGAAGATCACCTATTCCGAAAAGGATATCTGGGGAGTAAAATTAGCCAATATAATTCCCGACCTGATCAACAAAAGACTCGTCAATTACAATATTTTCAGGCAGGTACAAAGAGAATTTTTGAACACAAAACCTGATTATGAAATTTCGACTGTTTTAAACAATATTGAACTTTACTTGTATGAAGATGTTCAGATCGCTCGTTTGAATATGGATTTCTATTTAAGCAAAAGTGGGGAAGAAACTTATTTGGTGCATCATTCTGTAAATAAGGAAGAAAAATTATTTGATGATAATGTAGAAACTTTTGTTCTGAAAATCAATGATTTAATTCTAAATGAAACAGACAATTTCATCTCGAATATGGTTCACTATCTTAAATTCGGTTCAGAAAAAGAAACGATCGTTCAGAAAGAAGAAAGAGATTCATCCTTTGTCAGTTATCCTGATCTGGAATTAAGACATTCCGGATTGGGTTCGCTTTTATTACCCGCAATAACAAGATCAAATAACGAGCCTTATTTTATTATTTATGATCAAAACGGAAATGAAATTAAAACCGCTAAAATGGGAACTGCAGTTGCTCTAAAAGATGGAATCTATTCAGTCAGTTATGGATCCGGAAGCGAAAGGCAGATGATGACCAAAGAAAATATAAAAGTTATTCCTCAATATAAGACTATTATCGAGCCGGATTGGGGTTGTCTGACAGTCGATATAATCGACGAAAGACGGGACTTCATTCAAATGCGATATGAGCTTTTTGACTTGGAAACAGGTGAGAGTTATGGGACGGAATTAACAGCGGAAGAAGAAGTTGGTGAACAGCAAAAAATCTGGCTGCTCAGACCAGGAATGTATAAGATCACGCTTAATAATGAATCATTTAATACTTACCGGGATTTTTCAACTGTTTTTGTGGAAAAAGGAGAAGTTCAGAAATTGACAATCGTGGTAGCAACCGACGAGGAAGGAAATCCAACCAACCTGATCGGGTCGGGGGTGATTGAGGAAAGTGAGATCGGAGCTTCCTCAGATAAATTGAAATTTTCGAGTGCAGTTCACGGAAATGTTAATATCAACAGCAATAATGAGACAGACAAGGATAATCCGGAAACAACAATTACCTTGAATACACAATTCGACAGTCGTTTAGTTTATGATAAAGACCCTTTTCATTATACTTTGAAAAATTTGATCGAATTGGGAACTTCAAAAGAACCGGATATGGATTTTCGGCTTTCTTCCGATGATTTTGATCTGAAAAATACTTTTATTTTTTATTTTTTAAAGAATATCGGACTTTATGCAAGAGCAGATTTGAATAGTCATTTTTTTGATAAGAATAACTATGAATCAAATTTGAATTATGTAAAAGTTAATACTAATGATCAGGTGATTGAAGTTGCTGAAAACCAGGATAAAATAAAACTGAAATCTCCCTTTTTTCCTTTAAAATTAAAAGAAGGAGTTGGAATAAATTGGAGGATCATGAACTATTCCAAAGCCAATCTGAATTTGAGAAGCGGCTTCGGAATGCAACAAGATATAAATAATGATTATTATGTCTGTTCAGAAGGTGATTCACTGGAAATTGATTATCAGGATCATGCTATCTATAGAGAACAGGAATCTGTTAACAAAGAAGGTTTGGAATTATCTCTCATCGGCAGCTTTTTATTACCTTTTAATTTGACATATACTACAAATGCTGATGTGCTCTTTCCTATTGAGAAGGAAGAGAATATCTCGATGGAATGGGAAAATATCTTCAATCTGAAATTATTTAAATATATTTCTCTCGATTATAAACTCAAATTTGAAAACCAGG is a window from the Candidatus Cloacimonadota bacterium genome containing:
- a CDS encoding MCE family protein — protein: MVSKTQKFRLGIFIIFISALMIIFFVMVAGNKLMEKRDSYHIVYKEISISGLQIGGAVKYHGISIGRVDDILIDKEDIRNVIVKVSVKAGTPIKEDVKASLIPVGITGLLQVELSGGSNEAKLLKPGSEILAGTSTFESISGKAEIITEKLENVLHNLAELTNQNNRHKLENILANIDSMVTENREPAASILTNIDSTTFYLVHLTEQTKKTAEKLNEILYSERFNNILNNTEKFSSQIAEADIQQLIVNLNKAVNQANDTLLHFDLTLLKSRQDFLQSLETLKETMDYLNEFSRQISENPSILLRPQKK